The following nucleotide sequence is from Flavobacterium sp. N1736.
CGGCAGGATTAAACATTTTATTTCTGCATTTGGCGAACACGTTATTGCCAATGAAGTCGAAAAAGCGATGAAAGAAGCAACAGAAGCAACAAAAACAGTTATAAGCGAATTTACAGTGGCACCACAAATTAATCCGTCAAGCGGATTGCCTTATCACGAATGGTTTGTAGAATTTGAAAATGAACCCGAAAATATGGAATCGTTTCAGGAAGCAATTGACGATTCGATGCGAAAACAAAACATTTATTATGATGATTTAATCACCGGAAATGTTTTAAGAAAAGTAGTGGTAACCAAAGTTTCTAAAAATGGATTTCAGGATTATATGAAATCACAAGGAAAATTAGGTGGACAAAATAAAATTCCGAGGTTATCAAATAATAGAGATATTGCAGATAATTTGAAATAGAAAACTTTAAATAAAATCCTCTCCATAAGTTTTTAATTTGCAGAAAATAAATTACTTACTATAAAATTATATTCTAATAACAGTTTAGTAATAGTGATGTTTTGCAGACTTAACATTTTTAATTCCTATTTTCGCCTAAATAAATAATACTCAGATAAATCTTCTATAGTTGAAGATTTTTAAAATAAAAAGCATGAAAGAAACCAAACATATATCAAGATCAAGAGCACAGGAATCATCTGCGGCGATTGAAAAAATGTACATTACAATGCGCCACTTATTCAACCGTGGTTTTTATAAACCAATGGGGGTTTCAGGCGATAGTCTGCGCGAATCATTATTGGCATTACGTCCGGAAATTTACGGAAATATAGGCGAAGAAAAAGTTGAACTTAATGGGCTTTTGTACGTTATAGAGCGTCTTCCGATAGGAATTGAACAATGCCGTTTTATAAATTTAACTTCGGATGAAGGATATTCTAAATCACATTTTCAGGCAATTGTTCCTCCAAAAAGAAGAAGAAATTGTTACCGAATTGATGAGGAACAAATGAATGTTGAAATCACGCGTGGACGTTCAGATATTTACGATATCTTGACGCATTTGACTTTTATTTTTATCGAATCGCATAAAATAAAAAACAGAGTTTTATTAGATGATGGCGGCGAAGTTTCGCGCGACTGGATGAAATTAGAACAAGCTGTATTGCAGACTAAAAAGCTTTCTCAAATAGAAAAAGAAAAAGCAATCTCGCATGTTGCCAACATTTTAGGCAGAACATTTGAAGAAGTTTTAGATATTTATGATGCTTTTGGATCTGAAAATGCTCCGGACCGTTTTCTGCATGTTATTTATTGGTTAGGAAAATTAGCGATCGAAGAAATGATCGATAATAATAAGCGTACTATTACTTTTAGTCCCGTTTTAAGAGAGCGCCTTGGACATCATATTCATGGCGAAATCTGGGCAACAAATATCAAGGAAGTTTTAAAAGCGAATAATCTTTTAAAACGTCCAATTCATGTAATAAGTGCCAATATGCACAGTGTCATGAATTCGATTTTTGCAACGCCGTTGTTAAAAACAAAATTCAAAGACAAATCTGATTTCTTTATTTATGAAGAATTAAGTAAATCGGGCGCTAAAGAAGTTAGGGCGCAAGTTGAAGAACTGGCGTTGAAAAACGGAATGATTTCATTACCGGACAGTTCAGGAACGAATATCGATGTTCAGATTTTTGACACAGCCAAAATTGACTGGTCAAAAACGACATTTTCGTATGCGAATATTGACGAAGAAAAACCTGTAATCATTGTAATGGATTATGCATTTGGTGAACAGGCTTACGAAACAATCGACGAGCTTTTAAAACCGTATAAAAAA
It contains:
- a CDS encoding DUF6909 family protein; amino-acid sequence: MKETKHISRSRAQESSAAIEKMYITMRHLFNRGFYKPMGVSGDSLRESLLALRPEIYGNIGEEKVELNGLLYVIERLPIGIEQCRFINLTSDEGYSKSHFQAIVPPKRRRNCYRIDEEQMNVEITRGRSDIYDILTHLTFIFIESHKIKNRVLLDDGGEVSRDWMKLEQAVLQTKKLSQIEKEKAISHVANILGRTFEEVLDIYDAFGSENAPDRFLHVIYWLGKLAIEEMIDNNKRTITFSPVLRERLGHHIHGEIWATNIKEVLKANNLLKRPIHVISANMHSVMNSIFATPLLKTKFKDKSDFFIYEELSKSGAKEVRAQVEELALKNGMISLPDSSGTNIDVQIFDTAKIDWSKTTFSYANIDEEKPVIIVMDYAFGEQAYETIDELLKPYKKDTLLNVKSVSIMGKAGILEGGKGDIMIPTAHINEGTADNYFFENELTGAMFEGNDIAVFEGAMVTVLGTSLQNRDLLKFFHESTWGVIGLEMEGSYYQKAIQSASKIRKSVPHDIKVRYAYYASDNPLETGSTLASGGLGTTGVKPTYLITIKILEQIFNVK